One part of the Georgfuchsia toluolica genome encodes these proteins:
- a CDS encoding enoyl-CoA hydratase/isomerase family protein, producing MKLSSHESLLFDVNCGIAHIRFNRPASLNAIDVAMAQAFHDVCKELKRMKGLRVILLSGQGKAFMAGGDLAAFHADLTAAPATAASLIKHLHAGLVIMTELPQPVIARLHGSVAGAGVSIALACDLAIAADNARFALAYSRIGASLDAGGSWSLPRIVGLRKAMELSLFSDPLDADEAHRLGLVNRVVPSAMLVAETDAWIRRLASGPTGCYGRIKRLLRASYANHLVQQLDAEQAAFCECAASNDFAEGLNAFFEKRPANFQGY from the coding sequence ATGAAACTTAGCTCACATGAATCGCTGTTATTCGACGTCAATTGCGGGATCGCACACATCCGTTTCAACCGCCCAGCGTCTCTCAATGCGATCGATGTAGCCATGGCTCAGGCTTTTCACGACGTGTGCAAGGAATTGAAACGAATGAAAGGTCTTCGCGTTATCCTGCTCAGCGGACAAGGCAAGGCTTTTATGGCCGGTGGTGACTTGGCGGCGTTTCATGCCGATCTTACTGCAGCCCCTGCAACAGCCGCGTCCTTGATCAAACATTTGCACGCCGGACTCGTCATCATGACTGAGTTGCCACAACCTGTTATAGCCCGTCTTCATGGGTCAGTCGCCGGCGCTGGCGTAAGCATTGCGCTGGCTTGCGATCTCGCGATTGCCGCCGACAACGCGCGCTTCGCGCTTGCCTATTCGCGCATTGGCGCCAGTCTCGATGCTGGTGGCTCTTGGTCCCTGCCAAGGATTGTGGGACTGCGCAAAGCGATGGAACTATCGCTATTTTCCGATCCACTCGATGCCGACGAAGCGCATCGGCTGGGTCTAGTGAATCGCGTAGTACCGTCTGCAATGCTCGTTGCGGAAACCGATGCCTGGATACGACGGCTTGCATCCGGACCGACGGGCTGCTATGGACGAATCAAACGCCTGCTTCGCGCGTCGTACGCAAACCATTTGGTTCAACAACTTGATGCCGAGCAGGCAGCGTTTTGTGAATGTGCGGCAAGCAACGACTTTGCGGAAGGATTGAACGCATTTTTCGAAAAACGTCCGGCGAATTTCCAAGGGTATTGA
- a CDS encoding xanthine dehydrogenase family protein molybdopterin-binding subunit has protein sequence MNTTQSSIGVARPRHEDARLTSGRGHFFADIVLPDTLHVVFVRSQHAHARIRSINTEAARHCPGVVAVIVGEDIKEEISPVPQPTVVPNLPGRFPKHWPLAIDKVTFHGAPIAAIVATNPYLAEDAALLVEVDYETLPYIGTPEAAAQPGAQTVHDEWQDNLSFSMSFTGGATAESISKNVAEVDEIFAKAPIVLKETFRTHRTGVTPLETRGVLASWNPEDGLTCWATTQRPHIERLALADVLGLPLHKVRVIAPRDQGGGFGVKAPFYRETALIAWLAKKLKKPVRWLESREENLMLVGHGRDQTHEISFAATADGRILALRDRITADIGDGCLGIYWGFIMPFLGAVFVPSGYNIVKADIHLDCYFTNKPCITPNRAFGWLPGHFAIERMLDQLAKRVGKDPLQIRLLNLVHELPYTSVTGYYMDGGDFIRVLETLAEKIDYNEFRVKQAEALREGRYLGIGLSSSTSLSGVPSALLVTLENQPGYGAATVRIDPNGRVQILEGDAPTGTGHETMFAQVVSQMLGVDPNDVTFVIGDTSNTPFGCGAVGSRGASYTVSALHNAAKIIRTKMARIFAHDLGLKVQPDDVAFEDGRVYLKNDPGKSMQFSDLANRIIMKPVNLPPGEEGGLEATNYFEADKNMISFSAHACIVEVDPVSGEFKIQRYITCEDAGTVINPLTMEGQVQGGVIQGLSNSIFEEFLFDENGQQMTSTLETYKIAIAPDVPHVETIHVVTPTEHAPLGARGMADGIPGQVPAALVNAICDALAPLGIEITELPVRPSQVWEKLQSCSRRGVAGCAN, from the coding sequence ATGAACACAACTCAGTCGTCTATTGGGGTGGCTCGTCCTCGTCATGAGGATGCTCGCCTGACCAGCGGTCGTGGTCACTTCTTTGCTGACATCGTTTTGCCGGATACTCTTCATGTGGTTTTTGTTCGCAGTCAACATGCCCATGCTCGAATTCGTTCAATTAACACTGAAGCTGCAAGACACTGTCCCGGAGTAGTTGCCGTGATTGTTGGCGAGGATATTAAAGAAGAGATTTCCCCTGTTCCGCAACCGACTGTAGTACCTAATCTTCCTGGACGGTTTCCCAAGCATTGGCCGCTAGCGATCGACAAGGTTACTTTTCATGGAGCTCCGATCGCAGCCATAGTGGCTACGAATCCCTATTTGGCGGAAGACGCAGCACTTTTGGTGGAAGTGGATTACGAAACACTACCCTACATTGGGACACCGGAAGCTGCCGCGCAACCCGGTGCCCAAACGGTTCACGATGAATGGCAGGACAACCTGAGCTTTTCAATGAGCTTTACTGGAGGTGCAACAGCGGAATCAATCTCAAAAAACGTTGCAGAAGTTGATGAAATATTCGCCAAAGCGCCTATCGTTTTGAAGGAAACTTTTCGGACGCATCGAACGGGCGTTACCCCCCTCGAAACGCGAGGTGTCTTGGCCTCATGGAATCCAGAGGATGGCCTTACTTGTTGGGCTACAACCCAACGCCCGCACATTGAGCGTCTGGCGCTTGCGGATGTGTTAGGTCTTCCTTTGCACAAAGTTCGGGTAATAGCGCCTCGCGACCAGGGAGGTGGTTTTGGTGTCAAGGCGCCGTTCTATAGGGAAACTGCGCTCATAGCTTGGCTAGCCAAGAAATTGAAGAAACCCGTGCGCTGGCTGGAATCGCGTGAGGAAAATCTAATGCTGGTCGGGCATGGGCGAGACCAAACTCATGAAATCTCATTCGCTGCTACTGCAGATGGCCGCATACTTGCTTTGCGCGACAGAATCACAGCGGATATCGGGGATGGTTGTCTCGGCATCTACTGGGGCTTCATCATGCCTTTTCTTGGGGCGGTGTTTGTGCCATCAGGCTACAACATTGTCAAGGCCGATATTCACTTAGACTGCTATTTCACCAACAAACCATGTATTACTCCAAATCGTGCCTTCGGGTGGCTTCCTGGCCATTTTGCCATAGAGCGAATGCTCGATCAGTTAGCTAAGCGGGTTGGAAAAGACCCGTTACAGATTCGGCTCCTCAATTTGGTCCACGAGCTTCCATACACAAGCGTGACTGGGTACTACATGGATGGCGGTGATTTCATCCGCGTTTTGGAGACCCTTGCGGAAAAAATTGACTATAACGAATTTCGTGTTAAACAAGCGGAAGCATTGCGAGAAGGGCGCTATTTGGGTATAGGACTTTCATCTTCCACCTCCCTCTCAGGCGTTCCATCTGCACTCCTGGTCACACTTGAGAATCAGCCTGGCTATGGGGCCGCGACAGTTCGGATAGATCCTAACGGTCGTGTTCAGATACTTGAAGGTGACGCCCCAACGGGAACCGGCCACGAAACAATGTTTGCACAGGTGGTCAGCCAAATGTTGGGTGTCGATCCCAATGACGTAACTTTCGTGATTGGTGATACCTCCAATACGCCATTCGGTTGTGGTGCCGTCGGTTCTCGGGGCGCATCTTACACAGTCAGTGCGCTCCACAATGCTGCGAAAATCATTCGGACCAAAATGGCCAGAATATTCGCCCATGACCTTGGCCTGAAGGTACAGCCCGATGACGTGGCTTTCGAGGATGGTAGGGTGTATTTGAAGAATGATCCAGGCAAAAGTATGCAGTTTTCCGACCTGGCGAATCGCATCATTATGAAGCCGGTGAACCTTCCTCCCGGAGAGGAAGGTGGCCTTGAGGCGACCAATTATTTTGAGGCCGACAAGAACATGATTTCTTTCTCGGCGCATGCCTGTATTGTCGAGGTGGATCCGGTCAGCGGAGAGTTCAAAATCCAACGTTATATAACCTGTGAGGATGCAGGCACCGTGATTAATCCACTAACCATGGAAGGACAGGTTCAAGGGGGCGTAATACAGGGTCTGTCGAACTCGATATTCGAAGAGTTTCTTTTCGACGAGAACGGCCAACAGATGACGAGTACTCTCGAAACGTACAAGATCGCAATTGCCCCCGACGTACCACATGTGGAAACCATCCACGTGGTTACGCCGACCGAACATGCTCCGCTCGGTGCGCGTGGTATGGCAGATGGTATTCCAGGTCAAGTACCGGCAGCACTGGTTAATGCAATTTGCGACGCTCTGGCACCACTGGGGATAGAGATCACAGAGCTTCCGGTTCGTCCAAGTCAGGTATGGGAAAAGCTTCAGAGCTGTTCTCGCAGGGGTGTAGCGGGCTGTGCTAACTGA
- a CDS encoding 4Fe-4S dicluster domain-containing protein — MDQIQLRGLGLSLLVLVAVGFSISLYLHCGYLFNGPWRIAFFIYGVLTIAAFIIGIGRRLWIWTSGQTRNDIQTTTVAEALSRLFMIVAAQRRVIRNSWPGLFHAAMFWSGAILFTVYLLPSVGVTLATIPYPLLSALFLGISIGSLFLAGRLVLFSWPNRKLSFAHTLGRVVAPVLIAAVGIGHFFVMRSTVLSTGVLFLQYMCAMTVFALIPYSRLLHIITVPLWTLVRPDKRFTMSLPFDLSRETEIEISNNDLPLGPRRREEFSMRALLAFDACTQCGRCEEICPAHGTGDGFSPAKIMRQLQLANAPSAPSANLVAIAESEQVDCCTTCGRCEIACPVALEPLSAIHELRRTTAFEGRFESGHESALRRISEFGSIWDKTKSPAIYLQPPVPWLMEADGPPAELVYWVGCAGRHDPAGQRIAATIAGLLNRAGIRWTTAGAEELCTGDTARRMGDEGLFQKLALRNIALLRQARCKKLLVSCAHCFNTFANEYPAFGGDFEVVHHSELLLQLLQNGRLGHLAVLPTKITFHDPCYLGRYNGKYEPVRNLLDTIEGVERLEMHESREQSRCCGAGGARLWRDGEPGARMAAKRATQVSEAGADLLVTGCPFCLTMLEDPIARMGGRVQDISEFVASAVRT; from the coding sequence ATGGATCAGATCCAACTCAGAGGTCTAGGCCTTTCCCTACTCGTTTTGGTTGCGGTGGGCTTCTCCATATCACTCTATCTTCATTGTGGGTATCTTTTCAATGGACCATGGCGGATCGCATTTTTTATTTATGGTGTCTTGACAATCGCAGCGTTCATAATCGGTATTGGCAGACGGCTATGGATTTGGACATCCGGTCAGACAAGAAATGACATTCAGACCACTACCGTTGCTGAAGCGCTGAGCAGACTGTTCATGATAGTTGCGGCCCAACGTAGGGTAATTCGCAACAGTTGGCCAGGATTATTCCATGCGGCGATGTTCTGGAGTGGCGCAATACTTTTCACGGTTTATTTACTGCCGTCAGTAGGCGTAACGCTGGCAACCATACCGTATCCACTGCTAAGTGCGTTATTCCTGGGGATCAGCATAGGCAGCCTATTCTTAGCAGGCCGATTGGTTCTATTTTCATGGCCGAATCGGAAGCTGAGTTTTGCGCACACATTGGGCCGTGTTGTCGCCCCAGTTCTGATCGCCGCCGTCGGGATTGGTCATTTCTTCGTAATGCGTTCGACCGTGCTTTCGACCGGTGTGCTCTTTCTACAGTATATGTGCGCGATGACGGTCTTTGCATTAATCCCTTATTCGAGGCTTTTGCATATCATTACCGTCCCATTGTGGACGCTGGTTCGACCTGATAAGCGATTTACAATGTCGCTTCCCTTCGATCTGTCGCGTGAGACGGAGATAGAGATATCGAACAATGATCTGCCACTGGGACCAAGACGCCGCGAAGAGTTCTCTATGCGCGCTCTACTGGCGTTTGATGCATGTACGCAATGTGGTCGCTGTGAAGAAATCTGCCCCGCCCACGGCACCGGTGATGGATTTTCCCCCGCCAAGATAATGAGGCAACTGCAGTTGGCCAATGCGCCGAGCGCACCATCGGCCAATCTTGTGGCGATAGCGGAAAGTGAACAGGTGGACTGCTGCACTACTTGCGGACGTTGCGAGATTGCATGTCCGGTTGCCTTGGAGCCACTATCGGCGATTCATGAGTTACGCCGAACGACGGCATTTGAAGGGCGATTTGAATCTGGTCATGAATCTGCGTTGAGGAGGATCTCAGAATTTGGCAGTATCTGGGACAAAACAAAATCACCAGCTATTTATCTACAACCTCCTGTGCCGTGGTTAATGGAAGCAGATGGGCCCCCAGCCGAACTTGTTTACTGGGTCGGCTGCGCCGGCCGCCATGATCCGGCCGGGCAACGCATAGCCGCGACAATTGCTGGATTGTTGAACCGGGCAGGAATCCGTTGGACGACAGCGGGTGCGGAGGAATTGTGTACGGGAGATACTGCACGCCGAATGGGTGATGAGGGCTTATTTCAAAAACTCGCACTGCGAAACATTGCGTTGCTTCGACAAGCCAGGTGTAAGAAGCTACTTGTCAGTTGCGCTCACTGCTTTAACACCTTCGCCAATGAATACCCTGCGTTTGGCGGTGATTTTGAAGTCGTACACCACAGCGAACTGCTCCTCCAACTGTTACAGAATGGCCGACTGGGTCATCTGGCTGTGCTTCCAACGAAAATTACCTTTCACGACCCATGCTATCTTGGGCGCTACAACGGAAAATACGAGCCAGTACGTAACTTGCTTGACACCATCGAGGGAGTCGAGCGGCTTGAGATGCATGAGTCCCGCGAACAAAGCCGTTGCTGTGGAGCGGGAGGAGCGCGGTTGTGGCGCGATGGCGAACCTGGAGCGCGGATGGCTGCAAAACGCGCAACGCAAGTTTCGGAAGCGGGTGCAGACCTCTTGGTTACCGGTTGTCCGTTTTGCTTGACAATGCTAGAAGATCCAATTGCGCGAATGGGGGGCCGTGTACAGGATATTTCTGAGTTTGTCGCCAGTGCTGTAAGGACTTGA
- a CDS encoding nuclear transport factor 2 family protein, translating to MSIEANKQVVTKFWAAFSVSDFDTALTLLGEDLKWWVAGDFAISGTYSKKQFGDLVKGLLDDVPKGIRVTPQIMTAEEDRVAMVAESYGKRKNGKIYNNKYHILHFIRDGKIIEAREYMDTKHCNEILCS from the coding sequence ATGAGTATCGAAGCAAACAAACAGGTGGTGACTAAGTTCTGGGCTGCTTTCTCTGTAAGTGATTTCGATACCGCGCTTACGCTATTGGGTGAGGACTTAAAGTGGTGGGTCGCCGGAGATTTCGCCATTTCCGGAACGTATTCCAAGAAGCAATTTGGAGATCTCGTCAAGGGGCTGCTGGACGACGTACCCAAAGGAATTCGTGTTACCCCACAGATTATGACTGCCGAGGAAGACCGAGTGGCAATGGTTGCAGAGTCCTACGGCAAACGTAAGAATGGCAAGATATACAATAACAAGTATCACATTCTCCATTTTATCAGGGACGGAAAGATCATTGAGGCACGCGAGTATATGGACACCAAGCACTGTAACGAGATTCTGTGTTCATAA
- a CDS encoding electron transfer flavoprotein subunit alpha/FixB family protein, whose protein sequence is MIEHSLESSPNLWVYLDDRDGPTLDISSRMVAESRRFAAAAGLRCCGVARNEMCAQRLVSSGRCSGIDTIYALSDGPVCSEPDVAQVAALLCSAIRLHQPQMLLLSSTALDAEIGARVAAELGCAFLGRCIEIEWREKRPVARRSVYNNRAHQVLCPVGEPPWVVTIDSQILDKTPASETNASTVEINTLSISGKLHATPPVVWRVSARDLDLADADIVLSVGRGVKNEETLEQIHELAELLGAAVGGSREAVFGGLVPRDRQVGASGKWIAPRIYVALGISGSTYHMMGIREAKHLVAVNIDSRAPILGSAEIAIVDDVAKIVPALLENLKGKADRAAAN, encoded by the coding sequence ATGATCGAGCACAGTCTCGAGAGTTCGCCGAATTTGTGGGTGTACCTGGACGATAGAGACGGACCGACGCTTGATATTTCATCTCGTATGGTAGCGGAGTCCCGCCGGTTCGCCGCCGCCGCCGGGCTTCGTTGTTGTGGCGTCGCTCGTAACGAAATGTGTGCGCAGCGTCTGGTGTCGTCGGGGCGATGCTCTGGGATCGATACCATCTACGCGCTATCTGACGGGCCGGTCTGCTCTGAGCCGGATGTTGCGCAAGTCGCGGCGCTGTTATGTTCGGCCATCCGGCTGCATCAGCCGCAGATGCTGCTGCTTTCGTCTACCGCGCTTGATGCTGAGATCGGTGCGCGAGTCGCCGCGGAACTTGGCTGCGCTTTTTTGGGGCGCTGCATCGAGATTGAGTGGCGTGAGAAACGACCTGTCGCTCGTCGCTCTGTCTACAATAACCGTGCTCATCAAGTGCTATGCCCTGTCGGAGAACCGCCTTGGGTCGTTACAATTGACTCGCAAATCTTGGATAAGACGCCGGCATCAGAAACAAATGCTTCGACCGTAGAAATCAACACGCTCAGCATATCGGGGAAATTGCACGCTACCCCACCGGTTGTATGGCGCGTATCGGCACGTGACCTCGACTTGGCCGACGCTGATATTGTACTTTCGGTGGGGCGAGGCGTTAAGAACGAGGAGACACTTGAGCAAATACATGAACTCGCTGAGCTTCTTGGTGCTGCGGTTGGCGGTTCCCGGGAGGCCGTGTTCGGTGGCTTGGTCCCCCGTGACCGGCAAGTGGGAGCATCTGGGAAATGGATTGCCCCGCGTATCTATGTCGCGCTGGGTATTTCAGGCTCGACTTATCATATGATGGGCATTCGCGAAGCGAAACACCTAGTTGCAGTCAATATTGATTCCAGGGCACCAATCCTTGGGTCGGCGGAAATTGCTATCGTCGATGATGTCGCAAAGATTGTTCCTGCACTGCTTGAGAACCTTAAAGGCAAAGCCGATAGAGCAGCGGCAAATTGA
- a CDS encoding FAD-dependent oxidoreductase → MKEMANYEYLFKPLPVGHKVFKNRIIFGPHVTNFWPNQLPDERTTAYYEERAAAGVGAIIIGASPVDQTGNHAPFMTCKMWSDECIPGLHDIAVAVQRHGAKLLIQLTHTGVHRTPGDDPYPLIAPSQVPAEEEPFHIPREATVEDLHAIADKFADAAERAQRAGLDGIEFHGGHGYLLWAFVTPTMNKRTDQYGGSLENRVRFYLEVIDKVRRRVGKDFIVGCRISSSDMVPGAVEIEEGAEIARMLEATGQVDYIHCSLGLYRSVHFTVASHYSGLEPGFEAPLTATIKAAVKNIPVFVVGRINDPILADKLISDGTADACVLIRELIAEPEFALKAQQGHIDDIRPCAYWNQGCIGRIWVGQRLQCMMNHASGHETEFGKDHIHPAAKPKHILVVGGGPAGLEFARIAAKRGHRITIYERGSELGGQINMFARLPGRAEVRNWLDWLVRQVQKAGVDIHLNSEVDATNIQALISGSSVDEIVVASGAHAAADGRSGVTTEPIPGYDQPHVLTYEHVLAGELPKTLGSRVLIVDELADRIAPGIAEMLADKSRTIEILTRWPSVGHDSLGPMMELPWIYEKLDSLGIKKTSDSWVKSIDKGAVSAFNIYSGRAWQIEVDTVILVTTKYSNTAIERLIRERTKLSVHVIGDVVAPRLVGDAISDATRLAHTL, encoded by the coding sequence ATGAAAGAAATGGCTAATTATGAATATCTGTTCAAGCCCCTGCCCGTGGGCCACAAAGTTTTTAAGAACCGAATCATTTTTGGACCGCATGTCACAAATTTTTGGCCGAACCAACTGCCGGATGAGCGCACAACTGCTTATTATGAGGAACGCGCTGCAGCGGGTGTTGGAGCAATCATCATAGGGGCCTCGCCGGTTGATCAAACGGGAAATCACGCGCCATTTATGACATGTAAGATGTGGAGCGATGAGTGTATTCCTGGACTACATGACATTGCCGTAGCGGTACAACGCCATGGCGCGAAACTTTTAATACAGCTAACGCATACAGGAGTTCATAGAACGCCAGGCGATGATCCGTATCCGTTGATCGCTCCGTCCCAGGTTCCCGCTGAGGAAGAACCGTTTCATATTCCTCGAGAAGCAACTGTAGAGGACCTCCATGCCATTGCGGACAAGTTTGCTGATGCTGCGGAACGGGCGCAACGGGCCGGCCTTGATGGTATTGAGTTTCATGGGGGGCATGGATACCTCCTTTGGGCGTTTGTTACTCCGACGATGAACAAGAGAACCGACCAGTATGGCGGATCGCTCGAAAACCGTGTTCGCTTTTATCTGGAGGTTATAGACAAGGTTCGCAGGCGAGTTGGTAAGGATTTTATTGTCGGATGTCGCATTTCGTCGAGCGATATGGTTCCTGGTGCCGTAGAAATCGAGGAGGGAGCAGAAATCGCCAGGATGTTGGAGGCGACTGGGCAGGTCGACTATATTCATTGCAGCCTTGGGCTTTACCGATCGGTACACTTTACGGTTGCGTCCCACTATTCTGGATTGGAGCCCGGTTTTGAGGCGCCGCTGACGGCAACAATCAAAGCTGCGGTGAAGAATATTCCTGTATTTGTTGTCGGACGTATCAACGATCCAATACTCGCCGATAAACTGATTTCGGATGGAACAGCGGATGCGTGCGTGCTCATCCGGGAGTTGATTGCGGAACCTGAATTCGCACTCAAGGCTCAGCAAGGTCATATCGACGATATCCGCCCCTGCGCATATTGGAACCAAGGTTGCATTGGTCGCATATGGGTGGGACAGCGCCTCCAGTGTATGATGAACCATGCTTCAGGCCATGAAACGGAGTTCGGCAAGGATCACATCCACCCGGCGGCGAAGCCAAAACATATCCTTGTAGTCGGTGGCGGCCCAGCTGGCCTTGAATTTGCAAGGATTGCAGCAAAACGCGGACACCGCATCACCATCTATGAGCGTGGCTCAGAACTCGGTGGTCAGATCAACATGTTTGCCCGTTTGCCTGGGCGCGCAGAAGTCAGAAATTGGCTCGATTGGCTGGTGCGTCAAGTGCAAAAGGCAGGAGTCGATATTCATCTAAATTCGGAGGTGGACGCGACAAATATTCAAGCGCTTATCTCGGGTTCGAGCGTGGATGAGATTGTCGTTGCAAGTGGTGCTCATGCTGCTGCCGATGGTCGGTCAGGCGTTACTACGGAGCCTATCCCTGGGTATGATCAGCCACACGTACTGACATATGAGCACGTATTGGCGGGAGAACTGCCGAAGACACTCGGCTCACGCGTATTAATTGTCGATGAATTGGCCGATCGAATTGCACCGGGAATTGCGGAAATGCTTGCCGACAAGAGCCGCACCATAGAGATCCTGACCAGGTGGCCGAGTGTGGGGCACGACTCGCTAGGGCCAATGATGGAACTTCCATGGATCTACGAAAAACTCGATTCTCTGGGAATCAAGAAGACCAGTGATAGTTGGGTCAAATCGATTGATAAGGGGGCTGTGTCTGCGTTTAACATTTACTCAGGACGCGCCTGGCAAATCGAAGTCGACACCGTCATCTTGGTGACGACGAAGTACTCAAATACTGCGATCGAACGGCTTATTCGGGAGCGGACCAAACTGTCGGTGCATGTAATCGGTGACGTGGTTGCCCCTAGACTGGTTGGGGATGCCATTTCCGATGCAACTCGACTCGCTCACACCCTCTAA